A region of the Deinococcus hopiensis KR-140 genome:
GAATCAGCTCCTGCAAAAGATTGAGACCCTTCAGCGCCTTTTTCTCCTCCCACTTCAACCGCCTATGGTCGGCGCGTTACGATCTAGACCTCGTTCTAGGGTCAACATCAAAATCAATGGCACGGCCTACGGTCTCCTTCTGGGCACGCTTCATCTCAATCCAGCGTTCTTCGGGAACCAATCCAACAGAGCTTTCCTTAAATGCCCCATACGCCTGGTTCTCCCGCCTGTGGTGTCGGGCATCGCACCGGGTTGAACAAGTCCCGCAGCGTGGGCAGATCCAGCGGTAACAGCTTGTGCACCGTTTCGAGGAGAGGTTGGCCCGGCAGACGCCGCACTTCTCCCGGATCACGTCTGTGGCCCCAAGAAGGGGAGCATGCCATGAGGTGGACAACGCTGCCCCTTGGGAGTGCTGAGGCAAGACCTTCTTCTGGGCACGTGCTTGCATGGCTAAGGAATTGAAGTGCGTATGGAGAAAGGGCTGAAAGGCTAGAAGGACGTCTATGAATTCAGTCGAGGTGATGGTAGGCCTCAGGGCAATGGTCAACAGCACCTCTCTGCGCTCAGCCTGACCGAATCTTGGGGCAAGCGGCAGCACGTGGAGTTGCTGCACGAATCGCGCAAGGACAATTTCCCAATCCTCACGCACTACACTAAGCTTCTGCAGATTCACGTCCAGCTCTCGTTGAAGGGCAATCGCAGTCACATCTTCAGCCTGGGTGATACGGATGCGCATCTTGTCAGAGAACCTCTGGGCTTCCTTGTAGATCATAGGGGCACTCAGCAACCAATGAAAGGAATCCAAAACAGTTTCAGTACGTTTCTGGTGGAGAAGAGAAAACGACTGCGGCCATTGCAGCGTTGTTGTTCCCTTGGACTGCTTCACTTTCTTTTTCTTTCTGCCCATGGTTCATCACTCCTGTGCCGTTCAACTCTTCATGGCTTGTGCCGTTTTAGCCCGCTATAGCGGGCTTTCTTGCACCAATCGAAGGGTGAAGCGGTGGGCCGGAATCTGCATGACCTACCTCCAAGAGCTTCAGCCAGTGCGTTGGACACTGCCAGAACATCCTGCACGGCATCCGCACTCCGAACCTCCGGTAACTGAATGTGAACCACCGCTGCGACACCAGCAGTTGGGCCGTGCGCCACATGATCGCTCCCAGTTTCTCCAGAAAGACAATGCATTCGTCGATCTCCCAGAAGGGATAATCCATCGTACGCAAGCCATCCAGCACTTCCTCAAGCAACACAAGCGCGTACGCGAGGAAATTCAGCGTGAACAACACGCTCAGGTTGCAATGCCAGAGCACTGGCAACGGTTCTGGTGGCGCAGGACGCTTGCGTCATCGAGAGGTCCCACCTCTGCGGGCCGCCTCACGCTTCTCAGAACTACTTCAATGCCAGGCCTATCGGTCGTCCCCTCCCTGGATCAGGCCCCTGTAGTGCCCCTCGAGCCCCGCTACCGCACTGCTCATGAGCAGCGGAGCAATCGGGCGAAGCCACAGAGGCAACGTGGGCACCACGTAGCGGCCGTACATCACGCGGAAGATCAGGGTGACGAGCGTGCGGGCATTCCTGCCCCGCACCTCCGGTGCACCGCGGTGCACGGCGAGGGAAATGAGGGCTATCACGGTCGTCGGAAAGGACAGCGCCTCGGTCATGGACAGCTTCGGCCCGGAGGCGGACCTGGCCTGCTCCAGGCCCGTCAGGATTCTGGGCAGGAGGTGCATCAGCAGGCCCTCGAGTTCGGGATTCGCCAGAGGCACGGTGGACGGCGGCATGGGCGGCGGCAGCAGTTCCCCCTGAATGATCACCTGCCGTTTTGACGGCTTCAGGGATGGAGGCGTAATAAAGATCAGAACACCGGTGCTCTGACGGGCGTGCAGGATCGCCTGGACAAGGTCTGCGTTACGGGAAGTCACCAGGTTCTCCTTGAGGGGTCGGGGGCGCTCTCCGGGCGCGGGTGCCAGGGGCTGTGTCGATCCTGACGCTGGACGCCTGGAAGCGTCAGAGGCGCGCGTGAACGAAGCGACCTGCCCATTCACCGCCGGAGAGATCTGGCCTGCCCTCACGGCTCCTCCCCTCCCCACGGTGTGGCGGGTTTGCACATTCGAGTTTGCAGCGAACCTACTGAAGAGGCTCGCGGGTGCACGGCCCCATCGGCGTTCTCTTTCAGGAGGTGAGGTTGGCGCCTGCACGGCAGTGAGGGTGCGAACTGCATGAGGCCAGTGTGCCGTCGATGCGTCTCCCATCTGTCCAGCATTTTCTGCAGCGCGTGATTTCCAGAAGAAACCTGCGTCGAGGGCAATCAGACCACAGCCTGCAGACGATGCGGCCCTGTACCTCTGCAGCGGAGGAAGTTCGCTTGTCGGCAGAACCCCACCACATCTCTGTCCGTCCCGGCCATCCACGGCTCCCCGAGCCGCTGTTCATTCCAGGCTGCGCACAACGGGTGCGGAGGGGCCTGGCTACCGCGAATGGTCGGGCTTCATCCTGTTTTCTGCTGCGCGTCCATATGCCCGGTGAAGCTGGCCACCACCGCCTGCAGACCACGCAGGTGCCGGTAGAACACGTCGCGCCACGCTCCTTCCTGAGGGGCAAGCGCGGTCACGTCCGCGAGTCAGGCCTCTGCACAGCCTGACGACACGCTGCGGAATGCAGCCCTCGTCATGGTCGACGGGTACCTGAAAATGGCGTCCTACCGCCGTGAAGTCAGGCCTGCCCCACCCACCGGGTGTCCTGGGTCTCCTTCTATCCGTGGGCCCAGCCCCCCTCCATTCGGGAGATCCGTTTGCGGGCATGCCGCGTTTTGCAGCTCCCCTGACTGGCGGCCACGCAACGGCGAGCCCCGGACCAGACCCGTATTTTTTGAGGGAAATTCGCAGCGAACAGGCCCGTCCCTTACCATGGCAGGAATGGCAAAGCCGGCCAAAAAGACCGAGAAACCTGCCTACCGCCGGGGACCTGCCACGCCAGACAGTCCGCCCGACGTCAGCGCCGGAATGGACGAGCTGAACCTGGGGCGCCTGACCCTCAACAGCGCGCAGAAGACGGTCCCTCCAGAAATGCGGCGCTGGGAAAAAAACATCCTGACGCCCGACGGCCGCCCTGTGGTGGTCGTGTGCGCTGTGGAGGAAGGCGAGGTCGTTCCGCACGGACTGGACAACGACTTTATGGTCGGCTTGATCAACCTGTGTTTCGAGGCGGGCGTGCCGAACGGCCCGTTCACGACCACGGGCTACGCCATCCTGAAAGCGGCGGGGCTGCCCGATTCCGCGCAGTACTACAGGGCGATGCAGGCGAGCCTGAGGCGGCTGAGCAAAGCCAAGTACAGCGTGGACGAAGCCTGGTACCGGCACCAGGGCCGGGCGGGAGAATGGCTGTCCCAGGAGTTCAGTCAGATCTCGTATCTGGCGGTCCGCCGCTCCAGCACTGGCCTGTCGGCCAGGAGTGTCATCGTGGTGCAGCTCGGCGTGCCCATCGTCGAGAGCCTGCGGGCCGGGTACATCAAACCCCTGGACCTGGACTTCTACCGCTCGCTGAGCCAGCCGCTCGTACGCGCCCTGTACCGTCAGCTCGACGCACTCCACTTCGACGAGACCACGGAAAACGGCCTCGTGAAGGAGGTCACGGCTCCGCTGCTGGGCTGGGCAGTGCGCCTCGGGCTTTTCAGTGACCGTCCAGACAACATTCTGCGGTCGCTGCAGCCCGCCCACGACGAGCTGCTCAACCGCGGCTATCTGGGACAGGTGGAGCACGATGGCCGGGGCCGTCAGCGGACCATTCGGTATGTCTTCGCTGGTCCTCCGCGCACGGATCATCCAGAACTGGCCGCGCTGCTGACGCAGCAAGGTGTGAAGGAAGGCATGGCCCTACGGCTCAGCGCCACTTTTCCCGAACGTATCGAAGACGCCCTGCGCAAATTCAAGCACTACCTGGGGACCGCGCGGAAACCTGTGGGTAACCCCGCGGGCCTGCTGGTGGCCATGATCAAGAGCCCCGAGCAGTATGACGGCTTTCTGGACATTCCCTCTCCCCCCTCCAGCGGGCTTCCGCCAAAAACACCGCAGGTCGAGGAAGCCGAAACCCAGGCCCCAGAACGGTATCTGGAACGGCTTGACCCCTCCGAACGTCAGGCCTGGGCACTCAAGCAGCTGGGACTGCTGGGCATCATGAAGCATCTGACGGTCGCGGAACGTGCCCTGCTGGGAGAGGCCTTGAGCCGCGGAGCGGCAGACGCGTCCACCCTGGTCAAGCAGGCCACGGCCGCCAGTTTCTCAGGTGCTGCAGGAGTCCTCGAGTACGTGGATGAACTTCGCAGGGCCCTGAGCACGCACCCGTAGTTTCTGAGGGAAACGCAAACCGACCCTCCCGTATTTTGTGAGGAAAGACTCCCATAAAGCCCGTGCAGGCGAGGCTTTTCGGATCTACACTCTGTTTCCCGTATGTTCCGAGGGAAACGCCTGAACTTCGGCCTGACACCCCCGTATGTTCTGAGGGAAACGCCATGCCTGGTGGCCCGATGCCCCTGAAAAGTGCCCGTATATTCTGAGGGAAAGCGCCCGTATATTCTGAGGGAAGTCCTCGGACTTCGGCCTGACGATCCCGTATGTTCTGAGGGAAATGGGTACGCCTCTCCCGTATGTTCTGAGGGAAACGGGTGTGCCTTTCCCGTATGTTCTGAGGGGAAAAGACAAAAAAACACGTCCTGGCGCGACATGGCAGTCGCCCATGATGATGATCATTCATTCTTTTCTTCTTTTAAAACATACTTAAAAACATCACTCAAGCCAGGTGACGGTCCCGGCAGCTCTCCTGGACCGTCATGTCCGCGCCCGTGCCCTGCAGGTTGAACCCTCAGGCGTGTCTGGAAGCCCCAAGCGCACTGGTGATCAGGGCAGGTTCTGGAGCCTGCTCTGCGCAAAACAGGGCCATGGAGCGCGCTCTGGCTTCCCCGAGTCAGGCGGCTGTAGGCGACAGCAGTTGGGGAAACCC
Encoded here:
- a CDS encoding replication initiator protein A, yielding MAKPAKKTEKPAYRRGPATPDSPPDVSAGMDELNLGRLTLNSAQKTVPPEMRRWEKNILTPDGRPVVVVCAVEEGEVVPHGLDNDFMVGLINLCFEAGVPNGPFTTTGYAILKAAGLPDSAQYYRAMQASLRRLSKAKYSVDEAWYRHQGRAGEWLSQEFSQISYLAVRRSSTGLSARSVIVVQLGVPIVESLRAGYIKPLDLDFYRSLSQPLVRALYRQLDALHFDETTENGLVKEVTAPLLGWAVRLGLFSDRPDNILRSLQPAHDELLNRGYLGQVEHDGRGRQRTIRYVFAGPPRTDHPELAALLTQQGVKEGMALRLSATFPERIEDALRKFKHYLGTARKPVGNPAGLLVAMIKSPEQYDGFLDIPSPPSSGLPPKTPQVEEAETQAPERYLERLDPSERQAWALKQLGLLGIMKHLTVAERALLGEALSRGAADASTLVKQATAASFSGAAGVLEYVDELRRALSTHP